A region from the Chlamydiales bacterium genome encodes:
- a CDS encoding glycosyltransferase family 92 protein: MFKKFSIALFGSLLLSVSMYAEEAADEAAADAKKYNLSVCAIFKNEARYLKEWLEYHLLVGVDHFYLYSNNTVDRSPNILKSYIKKGIVTLVYWPDFLGEVDEENAYKWALSTQIPVYENAIHCTAKNETEWLAILDISEFLVPIQSMKLTDLLEQYSEYPGVTLRSDFFDASRIDIVPKRNLVIETVEMIGKPEMNIQKSVEKTIFKPALVTSFSWAPYKCNFIDEKEAIALNGSDVRINHYANRYMGYLQFTAARNKLYIDNRMLSDSRTRELLQGNYEIEDQERVIHRFIPEMLKRMGFNSTWKWE; the protein is encoded by the coding sequence ATGTTTAAAAAGTTCTCAATCGCACTTTTCGGATCACTTCTCCTTTCTGTATCGATGTATGCCGAAGAGGCCGCTGATGAAGCAGCAGCCGATGCGAAAAAGTATAATCTCTCTGTCTGTGCGATTTTTAAGAATGAGGCGCGCTATCTAAAAGAGTGGCTTGAGTACCACCTCCTTGTCGGTGTAGACCACTTCTACCTATATAGCAACAACACAGTAGACCGCTCTCCTAACATCCTTAAATCCTATATCAAAAAAGGGATTGTAACTCTGGTATACTGGCCAGATTTTTTAGGAGAAGTCGATGAAGAAAACGCCTACAAGTGGGCGCTTTCAACACAGATTCCCGTCTACGAGAATGCGATCCATTGCACAGCGAAGAATGAGACCGAATGGCTTGCAATCTTAGATATCAGCGAGTTTCTCGTTCCCATCCAATCGATGAAGCTTACAGATCTTCTCGAGCAATACAGCGAATACCCAGGCGTAACTCTCCGAAGTGACTTCTTCGATGCATCGAGAATCGACATCGTTCCCAAGAGAAATCTGGTTATCGAAACAGTGGAGATGATCGGCAAGCCAGAGATGAATATTCAAAAGAGCGTTGAGAAGACGATCTTCAAGCCAGCGCTTGTTACTAGCTTTTCCTGGGCTCCTTACAAGTGCAACTTCATCGATGAGAAGGAAGCCATCGCGCTAAATGGAAGCGACGTACGCATCAACCACTATGCGAATCGCTACATGGGATACCTTCAATTTACGGCTGCAAGAAACAAGCTGTATATCGACAATCGCATGCTCTCTGATAGTAGAACGAGAGAGCTTCTTCAAGGGAACTATGAGATTGAAGATCAAGAGCGCGTGATCCATCGCTTCATTCCCGAAATGCTGAAACGCATGGGCTTCAACTCCACTTGGAAGTGGGAGTAA